The following proteins come from a genomic window of Astatotilapia calliptera chromosome 11, fAstCal1.2, whole genome shotgun sequence:
- the gpn2 gene encoding GPN-loop GTPase 2, whose amino-acid sequence MSKQTQAKPSLRFGQVVIGPPGSGKTTYCQGMQEFLTHLGRKVVVVNMDPANEGIPYSCAVDISELVTLDDVMEGLKLGPNGGLLYCMEYVEANLDWLEEKLKQYSDCYFLFDCPGQVELYTHQNSVKNIFSQLAKWNFRLTAVHLVDSHYCADPAKFISVLCTSLSTMLHVELPHVNVLSKMDLMEQYGKLAFNLDFYTEVMDLTYLLDHLAADPFFKKFRHLNEKLAEVVQDYSLVSFVPLNVQDKESMIQVLRAVDKANGYCFGDLEERNLQAMMSAAVGADFQFNSTLGVQERYVETSGKTVEEEMMEL is encoded by the exons ATGTCCAAGCAGACACAAGCGAAGCCCTCCCTGCGTTTCGGTCAGGTGGTTATTGGGCCCCCGGGTTCGGGGAAAACCACCTACTGCCAAGGGATGCAAGAGTTTCTGACTCACCTGGGACGCAAGGTGGTGGTTGTGAATATGGATCCAGCCAATGAAGGGATACCTTATTCCTGTGCGGTAGATATCTCAGAGCTGGTGACTTTGGACGATGTCATGGAAGGTTTAAAGCTGGGGCCCAATGGTGGACTTCTCTACTGCATGGAATACGTCGAAGCAAATCTGGACTGGTTGGAGGAGAAGCTGAAACAGTACAGTGACTGCTACTTCTTGTTTGACTGTCCTGGACAGGTGGAGCTCTACACCCACCAGAACTCAGTGAAGAATATCTTCTCACAGCTGGCCAAGTGGAATTTCAGG CTCACAGCGGTGCACCTCGTGGACTCTCATTACTGTGCTGATCCAGCCAAGTTCATTTCAGTGCTGTGCACCTCGCTGTCTACGATGCTGCATGTCGAGCTTCCCCATGTCAACGTTCTCTCCAAGATGGACTTGATGGAGCAGTATGGCAAGCTGG CCTTCAACCTTGACTTCTACACAGAGGTCATGGACCTGACCTATCTTCTCGATCACTTGGCTGCAGACCCCTTCTTTAAAAAATTCCGCCACCTAAATGAAAAGTTGGCAGAGGTCGTACAAGATTACAGCCTTGTGTCCTTTGTCCCTCTCAATGTACAG GACAAAGAGAGCATGATTCAGGTCTTACGAGCAGTGGACAAGGCCAACGGCTACTGCTTTGGAGACCTGGAGGAGAGGAATCTGCAGGCCATGATGTCAGCTGCTGTGGGGGCAGACTTCCAGTTCAACTC TACTCTCGGGGTGCAAGAGAGGTATGTTGAAACCAGTGGAAAGACTGTGGAAGAGGAAATGATGGAGCTGTAA
- the gpatch3 gene encoding G patch domain-containing protein 3 — protein sequence MADAKADPPVYFAITNIPVAFRSADLRNYFSQFIESGGFHCFHYRHRPEVLRESGAPESSVSGDDSEPRSSSSESAELTKIPAESKPAVRSCCCIVSVRAKDAERFVRMYAGNHWIDAKGNWLARRCVIKRVKVSYDKDDGSFPYKTKYEQRHRVSLTERFTEADLRSLSELNPPALMQNGNVGTSVKVFLQLIQACRLPPRLIRKLGLTFPKTSSNRRYGNVPFQYHDTCTLPATEETVLTAAGHEISGPGTLPGSSLGSRQLGDNTETTEADEAQKEDAEEEDAQSNADDDDDCCEEWERHEALHDDVTSQERTKERLFEEEIELKWEKGGSGLVFYTDAQYWQEEEGDFDEETADDWDVDMSVYYDKDGGDMDARDYVTMRYEKRLREGHEDGSGHNQSIGRFERFTKGFGRRVMEKHGWREGEGLGNSQIGISEALENEGQHPNCKRGFGYHGEKLVLHPIKKARTDYHITTVYDKPKDIDRGDTLLRRQPNTSMKYRGWQPGGSIGPQRSQR from the exons ATGGCGGACGCTAAAGCTGACCCTCCGGTGTATTTTGCAATAACCAACATTCCTGTCGCGTTTCGCTCAGCAGACCTGAGGAATTATTTCAGTCAGTTCATAGAAAGCGGaggttttcattgttttcactACCGACACAGGCCGGAGGTTCTCAGGGAGTCCGGGGCGCCTGAGAGCTCGGTGTCTGGAGATGACTCGGAGCCCCGTTCCTCATCTTCGGAGTCCGCTGAGCTAACAAAGATCCCAGCCGAGTCAAAGCCGGCGGTGAGGTCGTGCTGCTGCATCGTCTCAGTTCGCGCTAAGGACGCTGAGAGGTTCGTGAGGATGTATGCGGGGAACCACTGGATCGACGCGAAGGGAAACTGGCTGGCAAGACGATGTGTTATCAAGAGAGTCAAAGTTTCCTACGACAAAG aTGACGGATCTTTCCCCTATAAAACAAAGTATGAACAGCGGCACCGTGTTTCCTTAACAGAGCGATTCACAGAGGCCGACCTCAGAAGCCTCTCCGAACTGAATCCACCTGCTCTGATGCAGAACGGGAATGTGGGCACATCCGTAAAAGTGTTTCTCCAGCTCATCCAAGCCTGTCGCCTGCCTCCACGCCTCATTCGGAAACTGGGGCTCACTTTCCCCAAGACCAGTTCCAACCGTCGCTATGGGAACGTGCCCTTCCAGTACCATGACACTTGCACACTTCCAGCCACAGAAGAGACTGTATTAACAGCTGCTGGACATGAAATATCAGGACCAGGTACTTTGCCTGGTTCATCCTTAGGATCGAGGCAGCTGGGTGATAACACAGAAACCACTGAGGCTGATGAAGCACAGAAGGAAGACGCAGAGGAAGAGGATGCGCAGTCGAATGCTGATGAT GATGATGACTGCTGTGAGGAGTGGGAACGCCACGAGGCTTTGCATGATGATGTAACAAGCCAGGAGCGAACCAAAGAGAGACTGTTTGAAGAAGAGATTGAGCTGAAGTGGGAAAAAGGAGGCTCAGGTCTGGTGTTCTACACTGATGCTCAGTACTGGCAAGAGGAAGAAGGAG ACTTTGATGAAGAAACAGCCGATGACTGGGATGTTGACATGAGTGTTTACTATGATAAAG ATGGAGGTGACATGGATGCTCGAGATTACGTCACAATGCGGTATGAAAAGAGGCTGAGGGAGGGTCATGAAGATGGATCAGGGCACAATCAGTCTATTGGCCGCTTTGAGAGGTTCACTAAG GGCTTTGGGCGTCGTGTGATGGAGAAACACGGCTGGAGGGAAGGTGAAGGCCTAGGAAACAGCCAGATTGGAATTTCTGAAGCACTTGAAAATGAGGGGCAACATCCCAACTGTAAAAGAGGCTTTGG gtATCATGGAGAGAAATTGGTCTTACATCCTATAAAAAAGGCCAGAACAGATTATCATATAACTACAGTGTATGATAAACCCAAAGACATAGACAGAGGCGATACCTTGCTGAGACGGCAGCCGAACACAAGTATGAAGTACAGAGGGTGGCAACCAGGTGGCAGCATTGGCCCACAAAGATCACAAAGATGa